In one Streptomyces marincola genomic region, the following are encoded:
- a CDS encoding ECF transporter S component produces MTPPPELPQRTTALRVGPRAAVVLALAGLIGLAMFCWPLIAPPEPEATAHAGHAPLLFVLLLPVVLALVLAEISEGGIDPKTLALLGVLAAVNAALRPLGAGTAGIETVFFLLILAGRVFGPGFGYALGAISLFASALLTAGVGPWLPFQMMAAGWVGLGAGLLPRRLTGRAEIALLAAYGVLAAYAFGFVMNLWFWPFATGPDTQLSIDPEAGPLENLRTFVLYTLATSTFGWDTGRAVTNAVAICALGPAVLITLRRAARRAAFDAPVTFTAAPAGTAPGPGTDPGPAGPASDAGPGPRACAVHGPTDEERALSP; encoded by the coding sequence GTGACCCCGCCCCCCGAACTGCCCCAGCGGACCACCGCGTTGCGGGTCGGGCCGCGGGCCGCCGTCGTGCTCGCGCTGGCCGGGCTGATCGGCCTCGCCATGTTCTGCTGGCCGCTGATCGCCCCGCCGGAACCCGAGGCGACGGCGCACGCGGGCCACGCGCCGCTGCTGTTCGTGCTGCTGCTCCCGGTGGTCCTCGCGCTCGTGCTCGCGGAGATCTCCGAGGGCGGCATCGACCCCAAGACCCTCGCGCTGCTCGGCGTGCTGGCAGCGGTCAACGCCGCCCTGCGCCCGCTCGGCGCCGGAACGGCCGGCATCGAGACCGTCTTCTTCCTGCTGATCCTGGCCGGGCGGGTGTTCGGCCCCGGCTTCGGCTACGCGCTCGGCGCCATCTCCCTGTTCGCCTCCGCGCTGCTGACCGCGGGCGTCGGCCCGTGGCTGCCGTTCCAGATGATGGCCGCCGGCTGGGTCGGCCTCGGCGCCGGGCTGCTGCCGCGCCGGCTCACCGGCCGGGCCGAGATCGCGCTGCTGGCGGCGTACGGGGTCCTCGCCGCCTACGCGTTCGGCTTCGTGATGAACCTGTGGTTCTGGCCCTTCGCGACCGGCCCCGACACCCAGCTGTCCATCGACCCCGAGGCCGGGCCGCTGGAGAACCTGCGCACCTTCGTCCTCTACACCCTGGCCACCTCGACCTTCGGCTGGGACACCGGCAGGGCCGTGACCAACGCCGTCGCGATCTGCGCGCTCGGCCCCGCCGTGCTGATCACCCTGCGCCGCGCCGCCCGCAGGGCCGCCTTCGACGCGCCCGTCACCTTCACCGCCGCGCCCGCGGGCACCGCCCCTGGCCCGGGAACGGACCCGGGACCGGCGGGGCCCGCGTCCGACGCCGGGCCAGGACCCCGCGCCTGCGCCGTCCACGGACCGACCGACGAGGAAAGAGCACTCAGCCCATGA
- a CDS encoding ABC transporter ATP-binding protein, with the protein MIVFDQVGFTYHGAPRPAFSGVSLHIPEGELCLVAGRTGVGKSTLLGAVNGLVPRFTGGRLSGRVTVAGHSTQSRSPQEFAHLVGVVGQDPLAGFVTDTVEEELAYGMEQLAIGPKTMRKRVEETLDLLGIADLRHRALRTLSGGQQQRVAIGAVLTAHPAVLVLDEPTSALDPAAAEDVLSAVLRLVHDLGTTVLIAEHRMERVLQYADRLLHLPGDGTVRNGPPADLIGACDVAPPVVELGRIAGWQPPPLSVRDARRHAPALRERLAGRRPAAPPRPAATGAPALDARRVTVAYGAAVAVREVDLALRPGEVTALMGRNGSGKSSLLWALQGSGPRRSGTVEVAGSDPGDLPPHEARALVGLVPQSAADLLYLQTVDAECAQADRESEAAAGTCRALLDRLAPGVRGAQHPRDLSEGQRLALVLAVQLTAAPRVMLLDEPTRGLDYHAKRAFGRIVRDLADEGGSVLIATHDVEFVAATADRVAVLADGDLVADGPTAEVVCSSPSFAPQVAKVLRPEPWLTPRQVARALAGAEVAP; encoded by the coding sequence GTGATCGTCTTCGACCAGGTCGGCTTCACCTACCACGGCGCGCCGCGCCCCGCGTTCTCCGGCGTCTCGCTGCACATCCCCGAGGGCGAGCTGTGCCTGGTCGCCGGCCGCACGGGCGTCGGCAAGTCCACCCTGCTCGGCGCCGTCAACGGCCTGGTGCCCCGCTTCACCGGCGGCCGGCTCTCCGGCCGCGTGACCGTGGCCGGCCACAGCACGCAGAGCCGTTCCCCGCAGGAGTTCGCCCACCTCGTCGGCGTCGTCGGCCAGGACCCGCTCGCCGGCTTCGTCACCGACACGGTCGAGGAGGAACTGGCCTACGGGATGGAGCAGTTGGCCATCGGACCGAAAACGATGCGCAAACGCGTCGAGGAAACGCTCGACCTGCTCGGCATCGCCGACCTCAGGCACCGCGCCCTGCGCACCCTCTCCGGCGGCCAGCAGCAGCGCGTCGCCATCGGCGCCGTGCTCACCGCCCACCCGGCCGTCCTCGTCCTGGACGAGCCCACCTCGGCCCTCGACCCGGCCGCCGCCGAGGACGTCCTGTCCGCCGTGCTGCGCCTGGTGCACGACCTCGGCACGACCGTGCTGATCGCCGAGCACCGCATGGAACGCGTCCTCCAGTACGCCGACCGGCTGCTCCACCTGCCGGGCGACGGCACGGTCAGGAACGGGCCGCCCGCCGACCTGATCGGCGCCTGCGACGTCGCCCCGCCCGTCGTCGAACTCGGCCGGATCGCCGGCTGGCAGCCGCCGCCGCTGTCCGTGCGCGACGCCCGCAGGCACGCGCCCGCGCTGCGCGAGCGGCTGGCGGGCCGCCGGCCGGCCGCGCCGCCGCGCCCCGCGGCCACCGGCGCGCCCGCGCTCGACGCGCGCCGCGTCACCGTCGCCTACGGCGCCGCCGTCGCCGTCCGCGAGGTCGACCTGGCGCTGCGTCCTGGCGAGGTCACCGCGCTCATGGGCCGCAACGGATCGGGCAAGTCCTCGCTGCTGTGGGCGCTCCAGGGCTCGGGCCCGCGCCGCTCGGGAACGGTCGAGGTGGCCGGCAGCGACCCGGGCGACCTTCCGCCGCACGAGGCGCGGGCCCTGGTGGGCCTGGTGCCGCAGTCCGCCGCCGACCTCCTCTACCTCCAGACCGTGGACGCCGAGTGCGCCCAGGCCGATCGCGAGTCAGAGGCCGCGGCGGGCACCTGCCGCGCACTGCTCGACCGGCTCGCGCCGGGCGTGCGCGGCGCACAGCACCCGCGCGATCTGTCCGAGGGACAGCGCCTCGCGCTGGTACTCGCCGTCCAACTCACCGCCGCGCCCCGCGTGATGCTGCTCGACGAGCCGACCCGCGGCCTCGACTACCACGCGAAGCGCGCGTTCGGCCGCATCGTGCGCGACCTCGCGGACGAGGGCGGCTCGGTGCTGATCGCCACGCACGACGTCGAGTTCGTCGCGGCCACCGCCGACCGCGTCGCCGTGCTCGCCGACGGCGACCTCGTCGCGGACGGCCCGACGGCCGAAGTCGTCTGCTCCTCGCCCTCGTTCGCGCCGCAGGTAGCCAAGGTGCTGCGCCCCGAGCCGTGGCTGACGCCGCGGCAGGTCGCGCGCGCCCTCGCGGGAGCGGAGGTGGCACCGTGA
- a CDS encoding CbiQ family ECF transporter T component, protein MTGGPLPRALHPGAWWLWALGLAVAASRTTNPLLLALLLAVAGYVVVRRRTDAPWALSFRMYLVFGAVIVVMRVLFRVVFGGGRGETILFTLPEIPLPDAAAGIRLLGPVAAEEVLGGFYDGLQLATMVICLGAANALANPKRVLKAVPGALYEVGTSVVVALSVAPQLVESVGRVRRARRLRGAKDKGRRALRGILIPVLEDALSRSLALAAAMASRGYGRTGDAPPRARLVVGVLVIGGLLGIAAGLYGVLDSSAPRHLGLPLLLAGTGAAVAGLVLGGRRVRRSSYRPDRWRAGELVTAGSGLAAAALMYLSTRVDPADLYPSLTPLAWPEVPALPVLAVLAGLLPAHLAPPPPLPRPREAVA, encoded by the coding sequence TTGACCGGCGGGCCGCTGCCCCGCGCCCTCCACCCCGGCGCGTGGTGGCTGTGGGCCCTGGGGCTCGCCGTCGCGGCGAGCCGCACCACCAACCCCCTGCTGCTCGCCCTGCTGCTCGCGGTCGCCGGGTACGTCGTCGTGCGGCGCCGCACGGACGCGCCGTGGGCCCTGTCGTTCCGCATGTACCTGGTCTTCGGCGCCGTGATCGTCGTGATGCGCGTGCTGTTCCGCGTCGTCTTCGGCGGCGGCCGGGGCGAGACCATCCTGTTCACGCTGCCGGAGATCCCGCTGCCCGACGCGGCGGCGGGCATCCGCCTGCTCGGCCCCGTCGCCGCCGAGGAGGTGCTCGGCGGCTTCTACGACGGACTCCAACTGGCCACCATGGTCATCTGCCTCGGGGCGGCCAACGCCCTGGCCAACCCGAAGCGCGTGCTCAAGGCCGTGCCCGGCGCGCTGTACGAGGTCGGCACCTCCGTCGTCGTCGCCCTGAGCGTCGCGCCCCAACTCGTCGAGAGCGTCGGGCGGGTGCGCCGCGCCCGCCGGTTGCGCGGGGCCAAGGACAAGGGCCGCCGGGCGCTGCGCGGCATCCTCATCCCGGTGCTGGAGGACGCCCTGAGCCGTTCGCTCGCGCTGGCCGCCGCCATGGCCTCGCGCGGCTACGGCCGCACCGGCGACGCGCCGCCGCGGGCGCGCCTGGTCGTCGGCGTGCTGGTCATCGGCGGCCTGCTCGGCATCGCCGCCGGCCTGTACGGGGTCCTCGACTCCTCCGCGCCGCGCCACCTCGGCCTGCCGCTGCTGCTGGCCGGCACCGGCGCGGCCGTCGCCGGGCTCGTCCTCGGCGGGCGCCGCGTGCGCCGCAGCAGCTACCGCCCCGACCGGTGGCGCGCCGGTGAACTGGTCACCGCGGGCTCGGGACTGGCCGCCGCCGCCCTCATGTACCTCTCCACGCGCGTCGATCCGGCCGACCTCTACCCCTCCCTGACCCCGCTGGCCTGGCCCGAGGTGCCCGCGCTCCCCGTGCTCGCCGTGCTGGCCGGCCTGCTCCCCGCCCATCTCGCCCCGCCACCGCCGCTGCCGCGGCCGAGGGAGGCCGTCGCGTGA
- a CDS encoding RNA-binding S4 domain-containing protein — MGEDTTSVRVDAWIWAVRLAKTRSAAAAACRAGHVRVNGERAKPAQALRPGDEVRVRQPGRERIVVVSKLLRKRVGAAVAAECFVDNSPPPPPRELTVAVPVRDRGAGRPTKRERRDMERLRGRP; from the coding sequence ATGGGTGAGGACACGACGAGCGTGCGGGTCGACGCGTGGATCTGGGCGGTGCGGCTGGCCAAGACCCGTTCCGCCGCCGCCGCGGCGTGCCGGGCCGGGCACGTGCGGGTCAACGGCGAGCGCGCCAAGCCGGCGCAGGCCCTGCGGCCGGGCGACGAGGTGCGCGTGCGGCAGCCGGGCAGGGAGCGGATCGTCGTGGTGTCCAAGCTGCTGCGCAAGCGAGTGGGCGCCGCGGTCGCCGCCGAGTGCTTCGTCGACAACAGCCCTCCCCCGCCGCCCCGCGAGCTGACCGTGGCGGTGCCGGTGCGCGACCGCGGCGCGGGCCGGCCGACCAAGCGCGAGCGGCGCGACATGGAACGGCTGCGCGGCCGGCCGTGA
- a CDS encoding phosphotransferase family protein, giving the protein MDEVEVVVAHSERATLRVGDVFLKVDADQARIDVEVEAMALVPVPTPEVLWRKPPVLAIAALPGTALGRLGEPSTASPAAWAAAGAAIRKVHEAPLPPWPGRRRRNPDEWAADLDGECESLVANGVLPADLVTRNRQVAEAALRPWTPVFTHGDLQITHVFVDGDEVTGIIDWSEAGQGDALFDLAILTLGHEEHLGDVVAGYGADVDLDVIRAWWSLRSLLAVRWLVEHGFDPFAPGCEVDVLRSRM; this is encoded by the coding sequence ATGGATGAGGTCGAAGTCGTCGTCGCTCATTCCGAGCGCGCGACTCTGCGCGTCGGCGATGTGTTCCTGAAGGTGGACGCCGATCAGGCGCGCATCGACGTCGAGGTCGAGGCGATGGCCCTGGTGCCGGTCCCGACCCCGGAGGTCCTGTGGCGCAAGCCGCCGGTGCTCGCGATCGCCGCACTCCCAGGGACGGCGCTCGGCCGCCTCGGTGAGCCGTCGACCGCGTCCCCGGCGGCGTGGGCCGCGGCGGGTGCCGCCATCCGGAAGGTGCACGAGGCGCCGTTGCCGCCCTGGCCCGGTCGGCGCCGACGGAATCCCGACGAGTGGGCGGCGGATCTCGACGGCGAGTGCGAGTCGCTCGTGGCGAACGGCGTCCTGCCCGCCGACCTTGTCACCCGCAACCGCCAGGTCGCCGAGGCCGCGCTCCGGCCGTGGACTCCGGTGTTCACGCACGGCGACTTGCAGATCACTCACGTGTTCGTCGACGGCGACGAGGTCACGGGCATCATCGACTGGTCCGAGGCGGGCCAGGGTGATGCCCTGTTCGACCTCGCCATCCTGACGCTCGGACACGAGGAGCACCTGGGTGACGTCGTCGCCGGCTATGGCGCGGACGTCGACCTCGACGTGATCCGCGCGTGGTGGTCGTTGCGAAGCCTGCTGGCAGTTCGCTGGCTGGTCGAGCACGGTTTCGACCCCTTCGCGCCGGGCTGTGAGGTCGACGTGCTGAGATCCCGGATGTGA
- a CDS encoding GNAT family N-acetyltransferase translates to MSSATPTVRDNRDASRFEAWVDGERAGFADYMRTADLAVYPHTEVSGAYKGRGIGSALARAALDDARERGLRVLAPCPFISGWLARHPEYHDLAYRADSSVTD, encoded by the coding sequence ATGAGCAGTGCGACGCCCACCGTCCGCGACAACCGGGACGCCTCGCGTTTCGAGGCATGGGTCGACGGCGAGCGGGCGGGCTTCGCCGACTACATGCGCACCGCCGACCTCGCCGTGTACCCGCACACGGAGGTGTCCGGGGCCTACAAGGGCCGCGGCATCGGCAGCGCCCTGGCCAGGGCGGCGCTCGACGACGCGCGCGAGCGCGGCCTGCGGGTGCTGGCGCCCTGCCCGTTCATCTCCGGCTGGCTGGCGCGGCACCCCGAGTACCACGACCTCGCCTACCGCGCCGACAGCAGCGTCACCGACTGA
- a CDS encoding DUF305 domain-containing protein, protein MTGRRALVTASGLTGLVAAVLIAVSALAPSSSSEAPGDDSADAGFARDMAVHHQQAVEMSLIVRDRTDDEEVRLLAYDILNTQANQRGMMLGWLEMWDLPKSTNEPMRWMAGHGHGTAADAGGGAMPGMASDEDLAALRSAEGRDAEIRYLELMTVHHQGGVEMAEAAVAQADTEEITRLAAGMVDAQESEIALMADLLDERGA, encoded by the coding sequence GTGACCGGCCGCCGGGCGCTGGTGACCGCGAGCGGCCTCACCGGCCTGGTCGCGGCCGTCCTGATCGCGGTCTCCGCACTGGCGCCCTCGTCGTCTTCGGAAGCGCCCGGGGACGACTCGGCCGACGCCGGGTTCGCCCGGGACATGGCCGTCCACCACCAGCAGGCCGTCGAGATGTCGCTCATCGTGCGCGACCGCACCGACGACGAGGAGGTGCGGCTGCTCGCCTACGACATCCTCAACACCCAGGCCAACCAGCGGGGCATGATGCTCGGCTGGCTGGAGATGTGGGATCTGCCCAAGAGCACCAACGAGCCCATGCGGTGGATGGCGGGGCACGGGCACGGGACGGCCGCCGACGCCGGCGGCGGTGCCATGCCCGGCATGGCGAGCGACGAGGACCTGGCCGCGCTGCGTTCCGCGGAGGGGCGCGACGCGGAGATCCGTTACCTGGAGCTGATGACCGTCCACCACCAGGGGGGAGTCGAGATGGCGGAGGCGGCGGTGGCGCAGGCGGACACCGAGGAGATCACGCGCCTGGCGGCCGGCATGGTCGACGCCCAGGAGTCGGAGATCGCGCTCATGGCGGACCTGCTCGACGAGCGCGGCGCGTGA
- a CDS encoding DUF3105 domain-containing protein, which yields MAAKKNKKSAAVGRRAKIEEARRRERARDRRNRLLTIVASVAIVVALVIGGAFIVASSDDGDSDNTAQPGEPADITGVETWSDLSRDHVETAVDYPMNPPAGGEHSQVWMNCDADVYEEEIPNENAVHSLEHGAVWVTYNESAAEADLETLSERVSSTSYSLMSPKNDQESPITLTAWGAQLQLDTADDPRVGEFFDAYVQGPQTPEPGAACTGGMDQ from the coding sequence ATGGCTGCCAAGAAGAACAAGAAAAGCGCCGCTGTCGGACGGCGCGCGAAGATCGAGGAGGCCCGCCGCCGCGAGCGGGCCCGCGACCGCCGCAACCGCCTGCTCACCATCGTCGCGAGCGTCGCGATCGTCGTCGCCCTGGTCATCGGCGGCGCCTTCATCGTCGCCTCCTCCGACGACGGCGACAGCGACAACACGGCCCAGCCCGGTGAGCCGGCCGACATCACCGGCGTCGAGACCTGGTCCGACCTCAGCCGCGACCACGTCGAGACCGCGGTCGACTACCCGATGAACCCGCCGGCGGGCGGCGAGCACTCGCAGGTCTGGATGAACTGCGACGCCGACGTCTACGAGGAGGAGATACCGAACGAGAACGCGGTGCACTCCCTCGAACACGGCGCGGTCTGGGTCACGTACAACGAGTCCGCGGCCGAGGCCGACCTGGAGACCCTGAGCGAGCGCGTGTCCTCCACCTCCTACTCGCTGATGAGCCCGAAGAACGACCAGGAGTCGCCGATCACGCTCACCGCGTGGGGCGCCCAGCTTCAGCTCGACACGGCGGACGACCCGCGGGTCGGCGAGTTCTTCGACGCCTACGTGCAGGGCCCGCAGACCCCCGAGCCCGGCGCCGCCTGCACGGGCGGCATGGACCAGTGA
- a CDS encoding sulfotransferase family protein, translating into MTLLRRINAALGSATGFQVRRVPRAPGGQRAGSAPTRAPGRPPARRPGQRASGYRRPAASGVDRLLRRPVFVIAPVRSGSTLLRMMLGSHSLLHAPHETHFRRLEVHCATGLAEKSLHALGLGLGDAEHLLWDRLLHRELMKSGKQVLVEKTPGNAFVHERVAACWPDARFVFLLRHPASVARSWHEADPVRRSPEHAVLDALRFMNAVERARGNLDGHTVRYEELTEDPALALKGVCAFLGVDWEPGMLDYGSHHSAEPEKGLGDWREKIRTGSVQPGRPLPEPAEVPAPLHAVCAAWGYPAGPAGTGRGTP; encoded by the coding sequence ATGACACTGCTACGGAGAATCAACGCCGCTCTCGGTTCCGCGACCGGTTTCCAGGTGCGCCGCGTGCCGCGCGCCCCCGGCGGGCAGCGTGCCGGCTCAGCGCCCACCCGGGCGCCGGGGCGCCCGCCCGCCCGCAGGCCGGGACAGCGCGCCTCCGGTTACCGGCGCCCGGCGGCATCCGGCGTGGACCGGCTGCTGCGCCGCCCGGTGTTCGTCATCGCGCCGGTCCGCTCGGGGTCCACCCTGCTGCGCATGATGCTGGGCAGCCACTCGCTCCTGCACGCCCCGCACGAGACGCACTTCCGGCGCCTTGAGGTGCACTGCGCCACCGGTCTCGCCGAGAAGTCGCTGCACGCGCTCGGACTCGGCCTCGGTGATGCCGAACACCTGCTGTGGGACCGGCTCCTGCACCGGGAGTTGATGAAGTCGGGCAAGCAGGTGCTGGTGGAGAAGACGCCGGGCAACGCGTTCGTCCACGAACGCGTCGCCGCCTGCTGGCCCGACGCCCGCTTCGTCTTCCTCCTGCGCCACCCGGCCTCCGTCGCGCGGTCCTGGCACGAGGCCGACCCGGTCAGGCGCAGCCCGGAGCACGCCGTGCTCGACGCGCTGCGTTTCATGAACGCCGTCGAGCGGGCCCGCGGCAACCTGGACGGGCACACGGTGCGCTACGAGGAGCTGACGGAGGATCCGGCGCTCGCGCTGAAGGGCGTCTGCGCCTTCCTCGGCGTCGACTGGGAGCCGGGCATGCTCGACTACGGCAGCCACCACTCCGCCGAGCCGGAGAAGGGGCTGGGCGACTGGAGGGAGAAGATCCGCACCGGCAGCGTGCAGCCGGGCCGGCCGCTGCCGGAACCCGCCGAGGTACCCGCGCCGCTGCACGCCGTGTGCGCCGCGTGGGGCTACCCTGCGGGTCCGGCGGGCACGGGGCGGGGGACGCCGTGA
- a CDS encoding glycosyltransferase family 4 protein: MKIRYLLLHAYGMGGTIRTVITQANAMAAAGHDVELVSVVRRRDRPHFPVDSRVRLSTLADLQPGARAPRPRGLLGRYRARRLAGLAAKPPRHVPLSEPGRGAINRQVELAVIRYLAELRDGIVVTTRPALNILSAEYATGGVIRVAQEHVNFGTHKADLRAAITRSYPRLDAVAVLTARDREDYLRVAPGTHVARIPNAVHSLRQKPSTCASHIVLAAGRLRPQKGFDLLIRAFAGLVEEFDDWQVRIYGTGDRYDQLRALIDEHHLYNHVFLMGRTERLDEEMAKASVFVLSSRYEGLPMVLIEAMSHGLPVVSYDCPTGPGDVLTDGKEGLLLPPEDVPALTAAMRRLMGDEGLRARMGDASLATVERYSPETVRGQWTELFEELTARRRARV, translated from the coding sequence ATGAAGATCCGTTACCTGCTGCTGCACGCGTACGGCATGGGCGGCACCATCCGCACCGTGATCACCCAGGCCAACGCCATGGCCGCGGCGGGCCACGACGTCGAACTGGTCAGCGTCGTGCGGCGCAGGGACCGCCCGCACTTCCCCGTGGACTCCCGGGTGCGGCTCTCCACGCTGGCCGATCTGCAGCCGGGCGCCCGCGCGCCCCGCCCGCGCGGGCTGCTCGGCCGGTACCGGGCCAGGCGCCTGGCCGGGCTGGCCGCGAAGCCGCCCCGGCACGTGCCGCTCAGCGAGCCGGGGCGCGGGGCGATCAACCGGCAGGTGGAGCTCGCGGTGATCCGGTATCTCGCGGAGTTGCGGGACGGCATCGTGGTCACCACCCGTCCCGCGCTCAACATCCTCTCCGCCGAGTACGCGACCGGCGGCGTGATCCGGGTGGCCCAGGAGCACGTCAACTTCGGTACGCACAAGGCCGATCTGCGCGCGGCCATCACGCGCAGCTACCCGAGGCTGGACGCCGTGGCCGTGCTGACCGCCCGCGACCGGGAGGACTACCTGCGCGTGGCGCCCGGCACCCACGTGGCCCGCATCCCGAACGCGGTGCACTCCCTGAGGCAGAAGCCGTCGACCTGCGCCTCGCACATCGTCCTCGCGGCCGGCAGGCTCAGGCCGCAGAAGGGGTTCGACCTGCTGATCCGCGCGTTCGCCGGCCTGGTCGAGGAGTTCGACGACTGGCAGGTGCGCATCTACGGCACCGGTGACCGGTACGACCAGTTGCGCGCCCTCATCGACGAACACCACCTGTACAACCACGTCTTCCTCATGGGCCGCACCGAGCGGCTGGACGAGGAGATGGCCAAGGCTTCGGTGTTCGTGCTCAGTTCGCGCTACGAGGGGCTGCCGATGGTGCTCATCGAGGCCATGTCGCACGGCCTGCCCGTGGTGAGCTACGACTGCCCGACCGGGCCTGGCGACGTGCTGACGGACGGCAAGGAGGGCCTGCTGCTGCCGCCCGAGGACGTGCCGGCGCTGACGGCGGCCATGCGGCGGCTGATGGGCGACGAGGGGCTGCGGGCCCGGATGGGCGACGCCTCGCTCGCCACCGTGGAACGGTACTCGCCGGAGACGGTGCGCGGGCAGTGGACCGAGCTGTTCGAGGAGCTGACGGCGCGGCGCCGCGCCAGGGTCTGA
- a CDS encoding ABC transporter permease translates to MTTALDAAPGYAPRRTLPLRVEAVRQLRRRRTLVVAVLLVALPFVVAAAFALGGGPDRSGETGLVDLATASGPNFALTCLFLATGFLLVVPVALFCGDTVAAEANWSSLRYLLAAPVPRARLLTAKLAVALLFSAAAMAVLPLVALGVGTAVHGWDPLVLPAGGSLAPGDATARIAVATGYVFVSQLVTAGLAFWLSTVTDAPLGAVGGAIGLTIVGSILDAITALGSWRELLPAHWQFAWADVLQPQPEWGGMARGAAVSVAYALVLFALAYRHFRTKDIVS, encoded by the coding sequence ATGACCACGGCCCTGGACGCGGCGCCCGGCTACGCCCCGCGCCGCACCCTGCCGCTGCGGGTCGAAGCCGTCAGGCAGCTGCGCCGCCGGCGCACCCTGGTGGTCGCCGTCCTGCTCGTGGCGCTGCCGTTCGTCGTGGCCGCCGCGTTCGCCCTGGGCGGCGGTCCCGACCGGTCGGGGGAGACGGGCCTGGTGGACCTGGCGACCGCGTCAGGGCCCAACTTCGCCCTCACCTGCCTCTTCCTCGCCACCGGCTTCCTGCTCGTGGTGCCCGTCGCGCTGTTCTGCGGCGACACCGTCGCGGCCGAGGCCAACTGGTCCTCACTGCGCTACCTGCTGGCCGCGCCGGTGCCCCGCGCCCGGCTGCTGACCGCGAAACTGGCCGTCGCCCTGCTGTTCAGCGCCGCCGCGATGGCCGTGCTGCCGCTGGTGGCGCTCGGCGTCGGCACGGCGGTCCACGGCTGGGACCCGCTCGTGCTGCCCGCCGGCGGCTCCCTCGCGCCCGGCGACGCCACGGCACGGATCGCGGTGGCGACCGGCTACGTCTTCGTCAGCCAACTGGTCACCGCGGGCCTGGCGTTCTGGCTCTCCACGGTCACCGACGCGCCGCTCGGCGCGGTCGGCGGGGCCATCGGCCTCACCATCGTCGGCAGCATCCTCGACGCGATCACCGCGCTCGGCTCGTGGCGGGAACTTCTCCCGGCGCACTGGCAGTTCGCCTGGGCGGACGTGTTGCAGCCGCAGCCGGAATGGGGCGGCATGGCCCGCGGGGCGGCGGTCTCCGTGGCCTACGCCCTGGTCCTGTTCGCGCTGGCCTACCGGCACTTCCGCACCAAGGACATCGTCTCCTGA